In a single window of the Tigriopus californicus strain San Diego chromosome 2, Tcal_SD_v2.1, whole genome shotgun sequence genome:
- the LOC131892942 gene encoding uncharacterized protein LOC131892942 — MLIPWIILTASLGVVQESHGFINPPKQAEFVAGSFIITQKSLNEAPYRYAGILRKALDKVEQKDPPSKSDEESCSVRYRINPSGRPSKLRIIDESLSIVLRDNNTVIVAAKIFAEVAAKTWIWKGIYLLFGCVKLSSCNGQIVTYKADIDFQIGFQAFWIEEKKKLSFFIKPVNTAINNVEVSGCHPPWYLSWFKTWQDLLNAGVQEGFEDFARTYEHQAEIPEGFSPLDNVFIHYKVTNLIWNKHYVIFQANATFSALIDGKNQTFIPTNENRASVPIDNWKTISPKDGQSHLLQGVRVSTEFLNSLMWYATVTNVTRYSGNAQVLDSFINGTISYSPPEIRVEKDELLGIKIPHGLVLATCRPVTTSDTKTLFKAEFYDLAGSGRVKLKTSLSNKTGLTVSLNELDLSNMNTKPFEPKLPLPEAFEEELMRSAMAKLQPVVNIYLKSKPLYLPDNISPFADAPEMHLVTTGNGTGFAEILSYCTCSKTLASAYSNCDSRSHICDGKIIDIDLTPFDKPEDGDDSKVINSIKDGIKGIFGAAKDVISRRLNQSEPRHIPKVTQALNFPAIFEQSVQNITYFGFHLTFFEDDFNCKLNKFGSRAKVYWLWQTSQCTPLFLQGKNSLQYYYLNATTLKFGCGDEFCQSCQYPNLAVDPIQKEQCNELNDQSYQVGSPVITRWEMDQPVKALVANVFFDEEFCSIHQRYVEPQLISSHTNLGLTESLACGEADSGDYINVQLTNETVKHAVWECNNKCQACLFRVEDVKLGDCHTFQHHVQIMFTQSVYRELALKTATPLSTNNAAIYVGIGSSVLIVFLGSLIIMFICKWNSKKTSRPSSSISFSKEKTKCSIVLKDLWTKHIGVRFLAWNKFEMKAIQEDVIQNMMLVINGVMAVVFAIEWNSDNNPLLTLHNKFSDGVSISVDIFNTDKVAVFADWLNLLTYFVNIINAVLAFLIVITWSFTKTGSRTLWMKVRLLSSVLLLSSIFVVIASVIFSTYFDDLVTLEKNQGVFITDNQSMYNMASKVLKVSLNGLSLTVISFTIVFLFHGVGGGLYFGTILFRLLHLHSKRSNMEILTTLLVILTVIQPFICLHPVIIWSQDSNHNSIFLILIILIWFLPVIVHAISKAVITHGRPKFISRINSHNHDSSAENKTNLSQSMRLKDRSKFEHRQRKLGLIFDFAVQVMQISFFLASFSIITHFIIHTEFNQNRKNLQDFVLPAIISVFCWMTSISYLLLSLVLDESRKDSRLVFKDQNLESARNLLRNSLKRRLQTLDHPSGPSNRRLPPLKPMRNLRRTLPANVSLSESLNGRDIHPEDSALVNVASRVKATPADVRQKVRKFEEIGLKPMVKRAEVYAKDPVEEISDPEVEVSVEDPNSSSCWSRTKRLYHFLVETREYKDPLSYGWRIKFRRIFLSLGVLLFTALTIYTVISTQDFSSKAEIQKLLDFTGTNLTWPDSGSVLDDVFHLYNTMERTKSYMMLGSVGLFWASLVFDFASHFAETDRRKSLLFTGSRITNFFGSLMVFASVIVVGLPDYLEASHLDEICPHCGENFNQTVRQVAEFSIGLFFACLFTFQLIPILITIIPALVRAAVLILIHPSLQIEDDDITSLRMTILQQVIQFASFLTFPITFISMAILQQYQKDTFVTMLIICFWTFPPFVLFLGLHYTRKYRRHKILIYIYYTYNTCYFVILTALVFYSMTFETIIETLEGMMREPTFWISSTSQVFLCNVVISDMLYMTVF; from the exons ATGTTAATTCCCTGGATCATCTTGACTGCCTCACTGGGGGTCGTTCAAGAAAGTCATGGTTTCATCAATCCACCCAAACAAGCAGAATTTGTCGCCGGGAGCTTCATTATCACCCAAAAATCCCTCAATGAAGCTCCCTATCGATATGCCGGAATCTTGCGCAAGGCTTTGGACAAAGTGGAGCAAAAAGATCCACCGTCTAAATCAGATGAAGAGAGCTGCAGTGTCAGATACCGGATCAATCCCTCAG GTCGACCGTCAAAGCTCCGAATCATTGACGAAAGCCTTTCCATAGTTCTTCGAGACAACAACACCGTGATCGTGGCTGCTAAAATCTTTGCCGAAGTGGCCGCCAAAACCTGGATATGGAAAGGCATTTACCTCTTGTTTGGATGTGTCAAACTTAGTAGTTGCAATGGGCAAATTGTCACATATAAAGCGGATATTGACTTTCAAATCGGATTTCAAGCTTTTTGGatagaggagaagaaaaaactgtCGTTCTTCATAAAGCCCGTGAATACCGCCATCAACAATGTGGAAGTGTCCGGATGTCATCCACCCTGGTATCTCTCTTGGTTCAAGACATGGCAAGATTTGCTCAACGCAGGAGTTCAAGAAGGCTTTGAAGATTTTGCTCGGACATATGAACATCAAGCGGAAATCCCAGAAGGATTCTCACCCCTTGATAACGTGTTCATCCATTACAAAGTGACCAATCTGATATGGAACAAACATTACGTGATCTTTCAAGCTAATGCTACCTTTTCAGCCTTGATTGACGGAAAAAACCAGACGTTTATTCCCACCAATGAGAACAGAGCTTCTGTGCCAATTGATAATTGGAAGACGATCAGTCCCAAAGATGGACAATCCCATTTACTCCAAGGAGTTCGGGTTTCCACGGAGTTCTTGAACTCACTCATGTGGTATGCCACAGTGACAAATGTGACGAGATACAGTGGCAATGCTCAAGTGTTGGACTCGTTCATCAATGGGACTATATCTTATTCACCTCCCGAAATCCGAGTGGAAAAAGATGAGTTGCTTGGCATTAAGATTCCTCATGGTTTAGTTTTGGCAACATGCCGACCTGTCACGACCAGTGACACCAAGACCCTTTTCAAGGCCGAATTTTATGATCTGGCTGGAAGTGGCCGggtgaaattgaaaacgagtTTGTCCAACAAAACCGGACTCACGGTTAGCTTGAACGAGTTAGACTTGAGCAACATGAACACTAAACCTTTTGAACCCAAATTACCCCTGCCTGAAGCTTTTGAGGAAGAGCTCATGCGGAGTGCAATGGCCAAACTGCAACCGGTAGTGAACATCTACCTCAAATCGAAACCACTCTATCTCCCAGACAATATTTCTCCTTTCGCTGATGCACCAGAGATGCATCTGGTGACAACTGGAAATGGGACAGGTTTTGCTGAGATTTTGAGCTATTGCACTTGCAGCAAGACTCTGGCGTCTGCTTACTCCAATTGTGACTCAAGATCTCACATTTGTGATGGCAAGATCATTGACATCGACCTCACTCCGTTTGACAAACCAGAAGACGGCGACGACTCGAAAGTTATCAACTCAATCAAAGATGGCATCAAAGGGATTTTTGGTGCCGCCAAGGATGTCATTAGCAGGCGTCTAAACCAATCAGAGCCCAGGCATATTCCTAAGGTGACACAGGCACTGAATTTCCCAGCAATCTTCGAACAAAGTGTCCAGAATATCACCTATTTTGGATTCCATTTGACGTTCTTTGAAGATGACTTTAATTGTAAGCTAAACAAATTTGGATCCCGCGCCAAGGTGTATTGGCTTTGGCAAACGTCTCAATGTACTCCATTGTTCTTACAAGGGAAAAACTCCCTTCAGTACTACTACCTCAATGCCACAACCCTGAAATTTGGTTGTGGAGATGAGTTTTGTCAGAGTTGCCAATATCCAAACTTGGCAGTGGATCCCATTCAGAAGGAGCAATGCAATGAGCTGAACGACCAATCTTACCAAGTGGGTTCACCTGTGATCACACGGTGGGAAATGGACCAACCCGTCAAGGCTTTGGTGGCCAATGTCTTTTTTGATGAAGAATTCTGCTCCATCCATCAAAGATACGTTGAACCGCAACTGATTTCCAGCCATACCAATTTGGGTCTCACTGAATCCTTAGCTTGTGGCGAAGCTGATTCTGGAGATTACATTAACGTTCAATTAACCAATGAGACGGTAAAACATGCTGTTTGGGAGTGTAATAACAAATGTCAAGCATGTCTCTTCCGGGTTGAAGACGTGAAATTGGGTGATTGCCATACCTTTCAGCATCACGTGCAAATTATGTTCACCCAAAGTGTTTACCGAGAATTGGCTTTAAAAACAGCCACTCCATTGAGCACAAATAATGCTGCTATTTATGTGGGAATTGGCAGTTCTGTCTTAATCGTGTTCCTTGGAAGCCTAATTATTATGTTCATATGTAAATGGAATTCCAAGAAGACTAGTCGACCATCAAGTAGTATAAGTTTTAGCAAGGAGAAGACCAAATGTTCAATTGTCTTAAAGGACTTATGGACCAAGCACATTGGAGTACGATTCCTTGCGTGGAATAAGTTTGAAATGAAGGCTATTCAAGAGGatgtcattcaaaatatgatgTTGGTGATTAATGGCGTAATGGCTGTTGTCTTTGCCATCGAGTGGAACAGTGACAATAACCCTTTGCTGACCTTGCACAACAAATTCAGCGATGGCGTGTCCATTTCGGTCGACATTTTCAACACGGACAAAGTGGCGGTCTTTGCTGATTGGCTCAATTTGTTAACTTATTTCGTCAACATCATTAATGCCGTGCTTGCCTTCCTGATTGTGATCACATGGAGCTTCACCAAAACAGGCTCAAGGACCCTGTGGATGAAGGTGAGATTGCTCTCTTCAGTTTTGCTCTTGTCGAGTATCTTTGTGGTGATTGCCAGCGTGATTTTCTCCACATATTTCGATGACCTCGTGACATTGGAAAAGAATCAAGGCGTGTTTATAACGGACAACCAATCCATGTACAATATGGCTTCGAAAGTGCTAAAGGTGTCGCTTAATGGTTTGTCTTTGACAGTGATATCTTTCACCATAGTATTCCTATTCCATGGCGTTGGAGGTGGTCTTTATTTCGGGACCATTCTATTTAGACTCTTGCATTTACACTCAAAACGATCCAATATGGAGATTTTGACCACTCTCTTGGTAATTCTAACTGTGATCCAGCCTTTCATTTGTCTTCATCCCGTGATCATTTGGTCTCAAGACTCCAACCACAATTCTATATTCCTCATACTTATCATTCTCATTTGGTTCTTGCCCGTGATTGTTCACGCCATATCTAAAGCTGTGATCACTCATGGACGGCCCAAATTCATTTCCCGGATCAATTCTCATAACCATGACTCTTCCGCCGAAAACAAGACAAACTTGTCCCAATCAATGAGGCTCAAGGACCGATCCAAGTTCGAACACCGTCAGAGAAAGCTCGGACTCATATTTGACTTTGCCGTTCAAGTGATGCAGATTTCGTTTTTCCTGGCGTCGTTCTCCATTATCACGCACTTTATCATTCATAcagaattcaatcaaaatcgaAAGAATCTACAAGATTTTGTTCTTCCAGCAATCATCTCGGTGTTCTGTTGGATGACCTCCATATCATATCTTTTATTGTCTTTGGTGTTAGACGAATCGCGAAAAGACTCAAGACTAGTCTTCAAGGACCAAAATCTGGAGTCAGCCAGGAATTTGCTGCGGAACTCGCTCAAGAGACGACTCCAGACTCTTGATCACCCGAGTGGACCGTCCAATCGTAGACTTCCTCCGTTGAAGCCAATGCGAAATCTTAGACGGACATTACCGGCCAATGTCAGTCTGTCTGAATCACTTAATGGGCGTGATATTCATCCCGAGGATTCGGCTTTGGTTAACGTCGCTAGCCGGGTAAAGGCCACCCCAGCTGATGTCCGACAAAAAGTgaggaaatttgaagagatCGGCCTGAAACCGATGGTAAAGAGGGCTGAAGTCTACGCCAAGGATCCTGTTGAGGAAATCAGTGATCCAGAAGTTGAAGTCTCGGTGGAAGATCCAAATTCATCCAGTTGTTGGTCTCGAACCAAGCGATTGTACCATTTTCTGGTTGAAACTCGTGAGTACAAAGATCCTTTGAGTTATGGTTGGAGGATTAAGTTCCGGAGGATTTTCCTCAGTTTGGGCGTACTGCTCTTCACCGCTCTGACTATTTACACCGTCATTTCCACCCAGGATTTCTCATCTAAAGCAGAGATTCAAAAACTTCTGGATTTT ACCGGCACCAATCTCACTTGGCCTGATAGTGGATCCGTTTTGGATGATGTGTTCCATTTGTATAACACCATGGAGCGCACCAAGTCTTACATGATGTTAGGCTCGGTTGGTTTGTTTTGGGCCAGTTTAGTCTTCGATTTTGCCAGTCATTTTGCTGAAACCGACCGTCGCAAATCCTTACTTTTCACCGGAAGCAGAATCACCAACTTCTTCGGGAGCCTCATGGTTTTTGCCAGTGTGATAGTCGTGGGACTTCCAGATTATTTGGAGGCGAGTCACTTGGATGAAATATGTCCACACTGCGGCGAGAACTTCAATCAAACTGTGCGCCAAGTGGCCGAATTCTCTATCGGCTTAttctttgcttgtttgttCACATTCCAATTGATTCCAATCCTCATTACTATTATCCCAGCCTTGGTTCGAGCCGCTGTCCTGATTCTGATCCATCCCTCGTTGCAAATTGAAGATGATGACATAACCTCACTGAGAATGACGATCCTTCAACAAGTCATTCAATTTGCTAGTTTCCTCACCTTTCCGATTACTTTCATATCAATGGCTATTCTTCAACAATATCAAAAGGATACGTTCGTGACCATGCTGATCATTTGCTTCTGGACGTTCCCTCCCTTTGTTTTGTTCCTAGGATTACATTACACACGCAAATATCGTCGTCACAAGATTTTAATCTACATCTATTATACGTACAATACGTGCTACTTTGTGATTTTAACGGCCTTGGTCTTCTACTCCATGACTTTTGAGACAATTATTGAAACCTTGGAAGGTATGATGCGGGAACCCACGTTTTGGATCAGCTCCACATCTCAAGTTTTCCTTTGTAACGTTGTTATTTCAGATATGCTTTATATGACAGTATTTTAA